The window GGGCGCGAACGACAGGCCGTCGGGCGTGGCCAGCACATCGGGCAGCACCACTGCCGCCAGCGCCGCGGCCGGCGCGTAGCGCAGCATCTTCTGCACGCGCGGCGGCAACACCGTGCGCTCGCCGCCGATTAGAAACATGGCGCGTGTCACCGCGGTGACGAAAGTCATGCCGAAGATGGCAAGCCAGATCTGGGTGGAGCTCATCGGGAATCTCCGGCGCTGCTGCGGATGCGGCGCAAGTCGGCGTGCTCGACCATCAGGTCGGCGGCGCTGCCGGCCACGATGGCGGCGATCACGGCGAGCGGCAGTGCGAGCCGGTAAGGCAGGTCGAACGCGAGCAGCGACACCACGCCGGCAATGCTGACCGCCACCAGCGTGGAGCGGCTCGCGATCGCCGACACCATGATCGGCAGCAACGCGAGCGTGCCCGCCAGCGCGAGCCCCCAGTTGTCCGGAATCAGGCTCGCCAGCAGAATCCCCGCGATCGACGAGACCTGCCACGACAACCAGCTGCACAACGCCATGCCCCAGTAGTACGCCTCCTTGCCCGGCAGGTAGCCGGCCGGGAAGCTCTTCTTCTGGAACAGCAGGTAGATCACGTCGCCGTTGAAGTAGCCGAGCACGATACGGCGCCACATCGGCAGATAGGAAAAGTGCGGCGCGAGACCGACGCTGAAGATCACGAAACGCGTATTGACCATGGCCGCGGTGAGCAGCACGGTCCAGATCGGCAGTTTGGCGGCGAGCAGCGGCAGCACCGCCAGTTGCGACGAACCGGCGTAGCACAGCAGCGACATGGTGAGCGCCTGCGGCAGCGTGAGCACCGATTTGCTCATGGCGATACCGGTGACGAGACCCCACGAGAAAATCGCCATCAGCGTCGGCGAATAGTCGCGCGCGCCCTCACTGAAGGCACGGCGATCGGTATCAGACAGACGAGCGAGCATGAGGCGAAACGAGGGCGCCAAAGAACGCCGCTGCGATGGGAAGTCGGCGCCAGGTCGTCAAGCACCCGCTGGCGCATCCGGATATGAATTATGCGTGCGCTGGATTATAGCGTCCGACCTGCGGCGGAATGCCCGTTTCGTGTGCAAAAGACGCTAAAATGACGCTCTTCGCCCCACCCCACGACAAACCGCCGGGCCGACCGCCGGTTGTCTTGCGCCCTCGTGGGCCTGCCGCCCGGCGGCGGGTTTGGGGACTCACAACGCACCCGCTGGAGAATCGTATGTCAATGGCCGACCGCGACGGCAAGATCTGGATGGATGGCAAGCTCATCGATTGGCGCGACGCCAAGATCCACGTGCTTACCCACACGCTGCATTACGGCATGGGCGTTTTTGAAGGCGTCCGCGCCTACAAGACGGCGGACGGCGGCACGGCGATTTTCCGCCTGCAGGAACACACCAGGCGTCTGTTGAACTCGGCCAAGATCTTCCAGATGGACGTGCCGTTCGACCACGAAACGCTCGCCGCCGCGCAATGCGAAGTGGTGCGCGAAAACAAGCTCGAATCCTGCTATCTGCGCCCGATCATCTGGGTCGGTTCGGAAAAGCTCGGCGTGTCGGCCAAGGGCAACACGATCCACGTGGCGATCGCGGCATGGCCGTGGGGCGCTTACCTCGGCGAAGACGGCATTGCCAAGGGCATTCGCGTCAAGACGTCGTCGTTCACGCGCCATCACGTGAACGTGTCCATGGTCCGCGCCAAGGCGTCGGGCTGGTACGTGAACTCGATCCTCGCCAACCAGGAAGCCATCACGGACGGTTACGACGAAGCGCTGCTGCTGGACGTGGACGGCTACGTGTCGGAAGGCTCCGGCGAGAACTTCTTCCTCGTCAACAACGGCAAGCTGTACACGCCCGACCTGGCGTCGTGCCTCGACGGCATCACGCGCGACACGGTCATCACGCTGGCGCGCGACGCGGGCATCGAGGTGATCGAAAAGCGCATCACGCGCGACGAGGTCTACACTTGCGACGAAGCGTTCTTCACCGGCACCGCTGCCGAAGTCACGCCGATCCGCGAACTCGACAACCGCACGATCGGCTCGGGCACGCGTG is drawn from Burkholderia sp. 9120 and contains these coding sequences:
- a CDS encoding AzlD domain-containing protein, coding for MSSTQIWLAIFGMTFVTAVTRAMFLIGGERTVLPPRVQKMLRYAPAAALAAVVLPDVLATPDGLSFAPSNHEFYATLAGLGWFLWRRSMLGTIVVGMLVFTLLRLVL
- a CDS encoding AzlC family ABC transporter permease, encoding MLARLSDTDRRAFSEGARDYSPTLMAIFSWGLVTGIAMSKSVLTLPQALTMSLLCYAGSSQLAVLPLLAAKLPIWTVLLTAAMVNTRFVIFSVGLAPHFSYLPMWRRIVLGYFNGDVIYLLFQKKSFPAGYLPGKEAYYWGMALCSWLSWQVSSIAGILLASLIPDNWGLALAGTLALLPIMVSAIASRSTLVAVSIAGVVSLLAFDLPYRLALPLAVIAAIVAGSAADLMVEHADLRRIRSSAGDSR
- a CDS encoding branched-chain amino acid transaminase, with translation MSMADRDGKIWMDGKLIDWRDAKIHVLTHTLHYGMGVFEGVRAYKTADGGTAIFRLQEHTRRLLNSAKIFQMDVPFDHETLAAAQCEVVRENKLESCYLRPIIWVGSEKLGVSAKGNTIHVAIAAWPWGAYLGEDGIAKGIRVKTSSFTRHHVNVSMVRAKASGWYVNSILANQEAITDGYDEALLLDVDGYVSEGSGENFFLVNNGKLYTPDLASCLDGITRDTVITLARDAGIEVIEKRITRDEVYTCDEAFFTGTAAEVTPIRELDNRTIGSGTRGPITEKLQSGFFDIVNGKSDKYAHWLTKI